From a single Helicoverpa armigera isolate CAAS_96S chromosome 7, ASM3070526v1, whole genome shotgun sequence genomic region:
- the LOC110378417 gene encoding uncharacterized protein LOC110378417 isoform X1, protein MIGKSRRAKKGEACVCPTGQTCTACKNKKGVRVKPNIYVERSSDLPVPIRITTYKYSTPTTVQFLQKQKVRSHSEKTDPIESTNRGTKLCQWYRRRRALRELDKLTRLERKRLESLQLEKARRIREAEFLELLEQREKEIRYAEQQLQLTPKIDYSENKLKKQKKLPKTANLDSVGVSSYPNKRFKRRQKIKYTEAKPVLTSRKVATKPIKDPKDSFNERFGNFCYRVCCQCYCCVSFIIIIGILFMFLF, encoded by the exons ATGATTGGTAAGAGTCGCCGGGCCAAGAAAGGTGAAGCATGCGTATGTCCTACAGGGCAGACATGCACGGCATGCAAAAACAAGAAAGGTGTACGCGTGAA ACCCAACATATATGTCGAAAGATCCAGCGACTTGCCCGTACCGATAAGGATCACAACGTACAAATATTCAACCCCCACCACTGTccagtttttacaaaaacaaaaagtccGGAGCCACTCCGAAAAAACAGATCCTATAGAATCTACAAACCGAGGCACAAAACTCTGCCAGTGGTATAGACGACGCAGGGCTCTAAGGGAACTTGATAAACTCACGAGGCTTGAACGAAAGAGGCTCGAATCTTTGCAGCTAGAGAAAGCACGCCGTATAAGGGAAGCAGAATTCTTGGAACTACTCGAGCAAAGAGAAAAGGAGATACGTTACGCTGAACAACAGCTCCAATTAACACCTAAGATTGATTACTCCGAAAATAAGCTGAAGAAACAGAAAAAATTGCCTAAAACCGCCAATCTGGACAGCGTAGGAGTTTCTAGTTACCCAAACAAGCGTTTTAAGAGACGTCAGAAAATTAAGTACACAGAAGCAAAGCCAGTTTTGACTTCCAGAAAGGTAGCCACAAAGCCAATAAAAGA CCCCAAGGATTCTTTCAATGAAAGATTCGGGAACTTCTGCTACCGCGTATGCTGTCAGTGCTACTGCTGCGTCTCATTCATTATCATAATTGGCATTCTTTTCATGTTCCTTTTCTAA
- the LOC110378417 gene encoding uncharacterized protein LOC110378417 isoform X2, with protein MIGKSRRAKKGEACVCPTGQTCTACKNKKGVRVKPNIYVERSSDLPVPIRITTYKYSTPTTVQFLQKQKVRSHSEKTDPIESTNRGTKLCQWYRRRRALRELDKLTRLERKRLESLQLEKARRIREAEFLELLEQREKEIRYAEQQLQLTPKIDYSENKLKKQKKLPKTANLDSVGVSSYPNKRFKRRQKIKYTEAKPVLTSRKVATKPIKDRYVTRFEQRAKRASAIRWISDHRSDASRRA; from the exons ATGATTGGTAAGAGTCGCCGGGCCAAGAAAGGTGAAGCATGCGTATGTCCTACAGGGCAGACATGCACGGCATGCAAAAACAAGAAAGGTGTACGCGTGAA ACCCAACATATATGTCGAAAGATCCAGCGACTTGCCCGTACCGATAAGGATCACAACGTACAAATATTCAACCCCCACCACTGTccagtttttacaaaaacaaaaagtccGGAGCCACTCCGAAAAAACAGATCCTATAGAATCTACAAACCGAGGCACAAAACTCTGCCAGTGGTATAGACGACGCAGGGCTCTAAGGGAACTTGATAAACTCACGAGGCTTGAACGAAAGAGGCTCGAATCTTTGCAGCTAGAGAAAGCACGCCGTATAAGGGAAGCAGAATTCTTGGAACTACTCGAGCAAAGAGAAAAGGAGATACGTTACGCTGAACAACAGCTCCAATTAACACCTAAGATTGATTACTCCGAAAATAAGCTGAAGAAACAGAAAAAATTGCCTAAAACCGCCAATCTGGACAGCGTAGGAGTTTCTAGTTACCCAAACAAGCGTTTTAAGAGACGTCAGAAAATTAAGTACACAGAAGCAAAGCCAGTTTTGACTTCCAGAAAGGTAGCCACAAAGCCAATAAAAGA TAGGTATGTCACAAGATTCGAGCAGCGAGCAAAGCGGGCGTCGGCCATTCGATGGATTTCTGATCACCGGAGCGACGCTAGCCGACGAGCTTGA
- the LOC110378417 gene encoding uncharacterized protein LOC110378417 isoform X4 codes for MRMSYRADMHGMQKQERPNIYVERSSDLPVPIRITTYKYSTPTTVQFLQKQKVRSHSEKTDPIESTNRGTKLCQWYRRRRALRELDKLTRLERKRLESLQLEKARRIREAEFLELLEQREKEIRYAEQQLQLTPKIDYSENKLKKQKKLPKTANLDSVGVSSYPNKRFKRRQKIKYTEAKPVLTSRKVATKPIKDPKDSFNERFGNFCYRVCCQCYCCVSFIIIIGILFMFLF; via the exons ATGCGTATGTCCTACAGGGCAGACATGCACGGCATGCAAAAACAAGAAAG ACCCAACATATATGTCGAAAGATCCAGCGACTTGCCCGTACCGATAAGGATCACAACGTACAAATATTCAACCCCCACCACTGTccagtttttacaaaaacaaaaagtccGGAGCCACTCCGAAAAAACAGATCCTATAGAATCTACAAACCGAGGCACAAAACTCTGCCAGTGGTATAGACGACGCAGGGCTCTAAGGGAACTTGATAAACTCACGAGGCTTGAACGAAAGAGGCTCGAATCTTTGCAGCTAGAGAAAGCACGCCGTATAAGGGAAGCAGAATTCTTGGAACTACTCGAGCAAAGAGAAAAGGAGATACGTTACGCTGAACAACAGCTCCAATTAACACCTAAGATTGATTACTCCGAAAATAAGCTGAAGAAACAGAAAAAATTGCCTAAAACCGCCAATCTGGACAGCGTAGGAGTTTCTAGTTACCCAAACAAGCGTTTTAAGAGACGTCAGAAAATTAAGTACACAGAAGCAAAGCCAGTTTTGACTTCCAGAAAGGTAGCCACAAAGCCAATAAAAGA CCCCAAGGATTCTTTCAATGAAAGATTCGGGAACTTCTGCTACCGCGTATGCTGTCAGTGCTACTGCTGCGTCTCATTCATTATCATAATTGGCATTCTTTTCATGTTCCTTTTCTAA
- the LOC110378417 gene encoding uncharacterized protein LOC110378417 isoform X3, giving the protein MIGKSRRAKKGEACVCPTGQTCTACKNKKGVRVKPNIYVERSSDLPVPIRITTYKYSTPTTVQFLQKQKVRSHSEKTDPIESTNRGTKLCQWYRRRRALRELDKLTRLERKRLESLQLEKARRIREAEFLELLEQREKEIRYAEQQLQLTPKIDYSENKLKKQKKLPKTANLDSVGVSSYPNKRFKRRQKIKYTEAKPVLTSRKVATKPIKEYVTRFEQRAKRASAIRWISDHRSDASRRA; this is encoded by the exons ATGATTGGTAAGAGTCGCCGGGCCAAGAAAGGTGAAGCATGCGTATGTCCTACAGGGCAGACATGCACGGCATGCAAAAACAAGAAAGGTGTACGCGTGAA ACCCAACATATATGTCGAAAGATCCAGCGACTTGCCCGTACCGATAAGGATCACAACGTACAAATATTCAACCCCCACCACTGTccagtttttacaaaaacaaaaagtccGGAGCCACTCCGAAAAAACAGATCCTATAGAATCTACAAACCGAGGCACAAAACTCTGCCAGTGGTATAGACGACGCAGGGCTCTAAGGGAACTTGATAAACTCACGAGGCTTGAACGAAAGAGGCTCGAATCTTTGCAGCTAGAGAAAGCACGCCGTATAAGGGAAGCAGAATTCTTGGAACTACTCGAGCAAAGAGAAAAGGAGATACGTTACGCTGAACAACAGCTCCAATTAACACCTAAGATTGATTACTCCGAAAATAAGCTGAAGAAACAGAAAAAATTGCCTAAAACCGCCAATCTGGACAGCGTAGGAGTTTCTAGTTACCCAAACAAGCGTTTTAAGAGACGTCAGAAAATTAAGTACACAGAAGCAAAGCCAGTTTTGACTTCCAGAAAGGTAGCCACAAAGCCAATAAAAGA GTATGTCACAAGATTCGAGCAGCGAGCAAAGCGGGCGTCGGCCATTCGATGGATTTCTGATCACCGGAGCGACGCTAGCCGACGAGCTTGA